A genome region from Marinobacter panjinensis includes the following:
- the tesB gene encoding acyl-CoA thioesterase II has product MLEVTRKLVDLLDLSPMGDDHFQGDSEDLGFPNVFGGQVLGQALMAASRTVEGRLPHSLHAYFLRPGNHSMPIDYEVQRVRDGSSFSVRRVIARQDGKEILTGSMSFQVAEDGFEHQLDMPSAPDPDSLKSEQDYGKMLAPHVPEHLRDTLVRDRPIEIRPVDPVNPLKPEPRPPYKQSWFRTQGHLPDDPVLHRCLLTYASDFSFLGTALNPHGVTFMSKKMQIASLDHSIWFHREFRMDDWLLYDKDSPSASGGRGFNRGNFFDQQGRLVASTTQEALIRHRG; this is encoded by the coding sequence ATGCTGGAAGTAACCAGAAAACTGGTGGATCTGCTGGATCTTTCCCCGATGGGTGACGACCACTTCCAGGGTGACAGCGAAGATCTTGGCTTTCCCAACGTGTTTGGTGGCCAGGTCCTGGGCCAGGCACTGATGGCCGCCAGCCGCACTGTCGAAGGGCGGCTGCCTCACTCCCTGCATGCCTACTTCCTGCGGCCGGGCAATCACAGCATGCCCATCGACTATGAAGTCCAGCGGGTTCGTGACGGCAGCAGTTTTTCCGTCCGCCGGGTGATTGCGCGCCAGGATGGCAAGGAAATCCTGACCGGTTCCATGTCGTTTCAGGTCGCCGAGGACGGTTTCGAGCATCAGTTGGACATGCCGTCTGCCCCGGATCCTGACAGCCTCAAGTCAGAACAGGACTATGGCAAGATGCTTGCGCCCCACGTGCCGGAGCACCTGCGAGATACCCTGGTCCGGGATCGCCCCATCGAAATCCGGCCGGTGGATCCGGTCAACCCGTTAAAGCCGGAGCCCCGCCCTCCCTATAAACAAAGCTGGTTCCGCACCCAGGGGCATCTGCCAGACGACCCGGTACTTCACCGGTGCCTGCTGACCTACGCCTCGGACTTCTCGTTCCTGGGAACCGCACTCAATCCCCATGGTGTGACTTTCATGAGCAAGAAGATGCAGATAGCCAGCCTGGACCATTCCATCTGGTTCCATCGTGAGTTCCGTATGGACGATTGGCTGCTGTACGACAAGGACAGCCCCAGTGCGTCCGGCGGGCGCGGCTTCAATCGTGGCAACTTCTTTGATCAGCAGGGAAGGCTGGTGGCGTCGACAACGCAGGAAGCGTTGATTCGTCACCGGGGCTAG
- a CDS encoding flavodoxin: MASIRILVGSVYGGALLTARALKKDLEQQGHQITVLEDPQLEDISGNTDPVLICTSTTGQGEVPPNLLPFYLRLREELPQQPGRPFGLIVLGDSSYGDTFCGAGELMEEAFYETSARKVGDTLQIDALETTEPEVEAGPWARQWVENLESTLCRN, encoded by the coding sequence ATGGCATCAATCCGGATTCTGGTTGGCAGCGTCTACGGTGGCGCATTACTGACCGCGCGCGCACTGAAAAAAGACCTGGAACAGCAAGGGCACCAGATTACTGTTCTGGAAGATCCGCAGCTGGAGGATATATCCGGTAACACCGATCCAGTGTTGATCTGTACATCCACCACGGGACAGGGCGAGGTTCCGCCAAACCTGCTGCCATTCTACCTGAGGCTCCGCGAGGAGCTGCCCCAGCAGCCGGGGCGTCCTTTTGGTCTCATCGTACTGGGTGACAGCTCGTACGGGGATACGTTCTGCGGTGCCGGCGAGCTGATGGAGGAAGCCTTTTACGAAACCTCGGCGCGAAAAGTCGGCGACACGCTGCAGATCGACGCCCTGGAAACCACGGAACCGGAAGTGGAAGCGGGGCCCTGGGCACGACAGTGGGTGGAAAACCTGGAAAGTACGTTGTGCAGGAACTGA
- a CDS encoding GGDEF domain-containing protein, translating into MTRLPDPSQTIADESEEERVSRLLTGLSAMAILFLLGIGAKAWFATHTTHAGALVIFASLVALNMLVFARTGHRQRQKGGMIFIVGLLFGYLIVTGGESNTGPLWFYVFPPLLFYLTDLKTGTAVLLFCCLLAVVVFQFPQLPLVTAEYTTDFKIRFFATLTFESIFCYVLEASRLKARNELMDLARAHAYAAQTDELTGLSNRREMQHRLNAEYSRYQRSGHHFSIVLIDLDLFKHINDDHGHDAGDEVLRKFSELMQAVIRQTDVAARWGGEEFLILLPDTSLLQALTLAERLRFEVANTEFTFAGKRLPITISAGICSIAKAGSVNELLKQADIHLYNAKEDGRNRIAPRVRTTSNGHTPPGARA; encoded by the coding sequence ATGACCCGACTCCCGGACCCGAGCCAGACGATCGCCGACGAAAGTGAAGAAGAGCGGGTTTCCCGCCTGCTGACTGGCCTTTCGGCCATGGCTATCCTGTTCCTGTTGGGGATTGGCGCCAAGGCCTGGTTCGCAACCCATACCACCCACGCCGGTGCTCTGGTTATTTTTGCATCACTGGTGGCACTGAACATGCTGGTCTTCGCCCGCACCGGCCATCGCCAGCGGCAGAAAGGCGGCATGATATTCATCGTGGGGCTGCTTTTCGGATACCTGATTGTCACGGGTGGTGAGAGCAACACCGGACCGCTCTGGTTCTATGTCTTCCCGCCCTTGCTGTTCTATCTCACCGACCTGAAGACCGGGACTGCGGTGCTGCTGTTCTGCTGCCTGCTGGCGGTGGTGGTATTCCAGTTTCCGCAACTGCCATTGGTCACCGCCGAATACACCACCGACTTCAAGATTCGCTTTTTCGCCACGCTGACGTTCGAATCCATTTTCTGTTATGTGCTGGAAGCCAGCCGGCTGAAGGCTCGCAATGAACTGATGGACCTGGCCCGGGCCCACGCCTATGCTGCCCAGACCGACGAGCTGACGGGATTGTCCAACCGGAGGGAGATGCAACATCGTTTGAACGCGGAATACTCCCGGTATCAGCGCTCAGGCCACCACTTTTCGATCGTCCTTATAGACCTGGACCTGTTCAAACACATTAATGACGATCACGGCCATGACGCTGGTGACGAGGTCCTTCGCAAATTCTCGGAACTTATGCAGGCTGTTATCCGCCAGACTGACGTGGCGGCGCGCTGGGGTGGCGAGGAATTCCTGATACTGCTGCCCGACACATCTCTACTCCAGGCTCTGACCCTCGCCGAGCGTTTACGTTTCGAAGTAGCCAACACCGAGTTCACTTTTGCCGGAAAGCGCCTTCCTATTACCATCAGTGCCGGTATCTGCTCCATTGCCAAGGCCGGCTCCGTGAACGAACTGCTGAAACAGGCCGACATCCATCTATACAACGCAAAGGAAGACGGCCGCAACCGCATTGCCCCGCGGGTACGCACCACCTCCAACGGGCACACTCCACCCGGCGCCCGTGCTTGA
- the panP gene encoding pyridoxal-dependent aspartate 1-decarboxylase PanP, whose product MTGKKKSAQASVEAMYRVFTVPEAPESTLSRIDQNISRNLAGFLQEHIVAVERDLSDVEKDFSDYAIPEKPIFVSEQAQFLLDKLVANSVHTASPSFIGHMTSALPYFMLPLSKIMIALNQNLVKTETSKAFTPMERQVLGMIHRLVYEQDGAFYRKWMHDPRYALGAMCSGGTVANLTALWVARNNAFPAEGSFRGIHQEGLFRALRYYGCEGAAILVSRRGHYSLRKAADVLGLGRDFLVPVDTDDDNRINTDALREKCLELHRQKIRVMAICGIAGTTETGNVDPLDAMADIAREFGAHFHVDAAWGGPTLFSRTHRHLMRGIEKADSVTFDAHKQLYVPMGVGLVVFRDPGLASAVEHHAQYIIRKGSRDLGSTTLEGSRPGMSMLIQSGLKILAREGYEILIDQGIDKAKTFAEMINAESDFELITRPELNILTYRYCPEKVQQALSVADPLQVERLNTSLNRITKFLQKTQRERGKAFVSRTRLEPSRYFNFPCIVFRVVLANPLTTKEILADILKEQRELSADEGIQDEIEILDQMADAVLKLHQAGAQQA is encoded by the coding sequence ATGACCGGAAAGAAGAAATCCGCCCAGGCCTCGGTTGAGGCCATGTATCGTGTATTCACCGTGCCCGAGGCACCTGAGTCCACCCTGAGCCGGATTGACCAGAACATATCCCGTAACCTTGCCGGATTCCTGCAGGAACACATCGTTGCGGTCGAACGGGATCTTTCCGACGTTGAGAAAGATTTCTCGGACTACGCCATTCCCGAAAAGCCCATTTTCGTCTCGGAGCAGGCCCAGTTCCTGCTCGACAAACTGGTGGCCAACTCCGTACACACCGCTTCTCCCAGCTTTATCGGCCATATGACATCGGCGCTGCCCTACTTCATGCTGCCGCTGTCCAAGATCATGATTGCCCTCAACCAGAACCTGGTCAAAACCGAAACCTCCAAGGCCTTCACCCCCATGGAGCGCCAGGTGCTGGGCATGATCCACCGGCTGGTCTACGAACAGGATGGCGCCTTCTACCGCAAGTGGATGCACGATCCCCGTTATGCCCTGGGTGCCATGTGCTCAGGCGGCACTGTCGCCAACCTCACGGCACTCTGGGTGGCACGCAACAACGCCTTCCCCGCTGAAGGCAGCTTCCGTGGCATTCACCAGGAAGGACTGTTCCGCGCCCTGCGTTATTACGGCTGCGAAGGGGCGGCCATACTGGTCTCCCGCCGCGGCCACTATTCCCTGCGTAAAGCCGCCGATGTACTGGGCCTGGGCCGCGACTTCCTGGTGCCCGTCGACACCGATGACGACAACCGCATCAACACCGATGCCCTGCGGGAAAAATGCCTGGAACTGCACCGCCAGAAAATCCGGGTAATGGCCATTTGCGGTATTGCCGGCACCACCGAAACCGGCAACGTCGACCCCCTGGACGCAATGGCAGACATCGCCCGGGAATTTGGCGCCCACTTCCACGTCGACGCCGCCTGGGGCGGACCAACCCTGTTCTCCCGCACCCACCGGCACCTGATGAGGGGCATCGAAAAGGCGGATTCGGTCACCTTCGACGCCCACAAACAGCTCTACGTGCCCATGGGCGTAGGCCTGGTAGTATTCCGCGACCCGGGCCTGGCAAGCGCCGTTGAGCACCACGCCCAGTATATTATCCGCAAGGGCTCGCGGGATCTGGGCAGCACCACCCTGGAAGGCTCAAGGCCCGGCATGTCCATGCTGATCCAGTCAGGATTGAAAATTCTGGCACGGGAAGGCTATGAAATCCTTATCGACCAGGGCATCGACAAGGCCAAAACCTTCGCTGAAATGATCAATGCAGAGTCGGATTTCGAACTGATCACCAGGCCGGAACTCAATATCCTGACTTACCGCTATTGCCCGGAGAAGGTACAACAAGCGCTCTCAGTGGCTGACCCCCTGCAGGTCGAACGGCTGAACACGTCCCTGAACCGCATTACCAAGTTCCTGCAGAAAACCCAGCGTGAGCGGGGCAAGGCGTTCGTCTCCCGGACCCGACTGGAACCGTCACGATACTTCAACTTCCCGTGTATCGTTTTCCGGGTAGTGCTGGCCAACCCGTTAACCACGAAGGAAATCCTGGCAGACATTCTGAAGGAACAACGGGAATTGTCAGCGGATGAAGGAATTCAGGACGAAATAGAAATCCTGGATCAGATGGCAGATGCGGTACTGAAGCTGCATCAGGCTGGCGCTCAGCAGGCCTGA
- a CDS encoding inorganic phosphate transporter, which produces MASKNGYLDNLLTSPSTERYRVGISFLFLFVVFLAVGQISSGMPNSMLLMAAAVIGGYMAINIGANDVANNVGPAVGSGAMSLGGAVVIAAVFEAAGAIIAGGDVVSTIKGGIIAADRLEDVSTFVWLMTAALLAGALWLNLATWMGAPVSTTHSIVGGVLGAGVAAGGWGIADWAVMSKIVASWVISPVMGGVLAALFLYAIKKTVLYRQDVVPAARTFVPWLVAIMAWAFGTYLMVKGVKKIVSVDFLGASLVGLGLAIVVFIAMRVLVGRRAATMENSSAGVNELFVWPMIFAAALLSFAHGANDVANAIGPLAAINDALSSDAVVTSAAIPLWVMLVGAVGLAVGLMLFGPRLIKTVGSEITELDKTRAFCIALSAALTVIIASQLGLPVSSTHIAVGGVFGVGFLREYLKSNYATQLHNIMDSHEEEERERLRPFLEDFRNASVEEMENLLKQAKKKKQVPLSKKERKRLKKIYREEMVKRSHLTRIIAAWIITVPVSACLAAILFFTLRGFLM; this is translated from the coding sequence ATGGCGAGCAAAAACGGATACCTTGATAATCTCCTGACCAGCCCCTCCACCGAGCGCTATCGCGTTGGCATCAGTTTCCTGTTCCTGTTTGTTGTCTTCCTTGCGGTAGGCCAGATCAGCAGTGGTATGCCCAACAGCATGCTGTTGATGGCGGCAGCGGTCATTGGCGGTTATATGGCCATCAATATTGGCGCCAACGACGTGGCTAACAATGTCGGGCCCGCTGTAGGCTCGGGGGCAATGTCCCTGGGGGGTGCGGTTGTTATTGCCGCTGTGTTCGAGGCTGCGGGTGCCATTATTGCTGGCGGTGACGTGGTTTCCACCATCAAGGGTGGCATTATTGCCGCTGACCGGCTGGAGGATGTGAGCACCTTTGTCTGGCTGATGACAGCGGCACTGCTGGCCGGTGCCCTTTGGCTCAACCTGGCCACATGGATGGGTGCACCGGTCTCCACTACCCATTCCATCGTCGGTGGCGTTCTGGGTGCCGGTGTCGCCGCTGGCGGCTGGGGCATTGCTGACTGGGCCGTGATGAGCAAGATTGTAGCGAGCTGGGTGATTTCTCCAGTGATGGGCGGCGTGCTGGCGGCCCTGTTCCTGTATGCCATCAAGAAGACCGTGCTGTACCGGCAGGACGTCGTGCCGGCCGCCCGAACCTTCGTGCCCTGGCTGGTGGCCATCATGGCGTGGGCGTTCGGTACCTACCTGATGGTCAAAGGGGTCAAGAAGATTGTCAGCGTCGACTTTCTGGGGGCCTCCCTGGTTGGACTGGGACTGGCGATCGTCGTTTTCATCGCCATGAGGGTTCTGGTCGGGCGCCGCGCAGCCACCATGGAAAACAGCTCTGCCGGCGTGAACGAGCTCTTTGTCTGGCCCATGATTTTTGCTGCGGCACTGCTCAGCTTTGCCCACGGCGCCAACGACGTGGCCAACGCCATCGGCCCCCTGGCTGCGATCAACGATGCGCTTTCTTCCGATGCAGTGGTCACTTCTGCTGCCATTCCTCTCTGGGTGATGCTGGTGGGCGCCGTCGGTCTGGCGGTGGGCCTGATGCTGTTCGGCCCGCGGCTGATCAAGACCGTTGGCAGCGAAATTACCGAACTGGATAAAACTCGGGCCTTCTGTATTGCCCTGTCTGCGGCGCTGACGGTCATCATTGCCTCACAGCTGGGGCTGCCCGTCAGTTCAACCCACATTGCCGTAGGTGGCGTGTTTGGCGTGGGCTTCCTCCGGGAATACCTGAAGTCCAACTACGCAACCCAGCTCCACAACATCATGGACAGCCATGAGGAAGAGGAACGCGAGCGTCTGCGTCCGTTCCTTGAGGACTTCCGCAATGCATCGGTTGAGGAAATGGAAAACCTGCTCAAGCAGGCCAAGAAGAAGAAGCAGGTCCCCCTGTCCAAGAAAGAGCGCAAGCGCCTGAAGAAAATCTACCGCGAGGAGATGGTCAAGCGTTCTCACCTGACCCGGATCATCGCCGCCTGGATCATCACCGTTCCTGTGTCTGCATGCCTGGCAGCCATTCTGTTCTTCACCCTGCGCGGCTTTCTGATGTAA
- a CDS encoding EAL domain-containing protein — translation MRHIAQIFALVGALIIMAFGTQANPPASGFAEPDMDYIRVTPSEELDLREALASDSWQSLEGESPNFGYIRDTVWLRIPVSAIPAQLGSRQLLEIRYPQLDQITFYLLENGVVRQRILTGDHYPFDQRPIKHRNFLFAFDVDPDSDYQILLRVRTQGAMQIPVRLWNPAAFFEAASVEDQMHAIYYGILIMVIFFNLFIFLALRERMYLLYVLSTLGYLLLVGSLNGSTYQLLWPGLPWLHNQAMMLTVPVALVFTLLFSRAFLDLKSTSPKMDKLVWYTVVINLAVAVVTFITDYSIASRLTVALAIPSCLLLTVIGPLQWIRGNPQASYYTIAWVLLTVGSAMTAANKYGLIPTNFVTVYGMEIGSALEAILLTIALAARLYQEREDKVRAREAEIAAMAARRSAELRLIDQALHNPLTGLPNRACLEMMINELITREAGKRFSISVIHLTNLPSITKTLGHRNTDRLIELAARRFNSIVADLPGICPVETTEQQSFYLASLESSTFGFVVETDLLAEVPRAAAHALQELREPLDYLGMQLPLDPRTGTAICPDHATDANTLIRRAFIAQGSEDARDRGLAFYHPARDSYSADRLTLASDLRHALKNDRLALYLQPKLLLKTGEVVGLEALIRWPDHKNPVPADEIIALAEQTGLIKPLTRWVLEQSLAVRSRLLEQGYTLGLSVNISPNNLREKDFPLYVQRLMSSYHSHHGAITLEVTETSMMQDPVNSLAALKSLHATGIPLSIDDFGSGYSSLSYIKQLPASEIKIDRSLVTDLATEAGDRVIVKTTIDMCHSLGYSVVAEGVEKQETLDLLEQMGCDMIQGYFLTPPLPFDDMTAWLDERARQDNSRKIG, via the coding sequence GTGCGCCATATTGCTCAGATTTTCGCCCTTGTGGGCGCATTGATCATAATGGCTTTCGGAACCCAGGCGAACCCCCCGGCATCCGGGTTTGCAGAGCCGGATATGGACTACATCCGGGTGACTCCTTCAGAAGAGTTGGATCTCAGGGAAGCACTTGCTTCCGATAGCTGGCAGTCACTGGAAGGCGAAAGTCCGAACTTCGGCTACATCCGCGATACCGTGTGGCTCCGTATTCCTGTATCGGCGATTCCGGCTCAACTTGGCAGCCGGCAGCTGCTTGAAATACGCTACCCGCAACTGGACCAGATTACCTTCTACCTCCTCGAAAACGGCGTTGTCCGCCAGCGCATTCTGACCGGCGATCATTACCCGTTTGACCAGCGCCCGATAAAGCACCGCAACTTCCTGTTTGCATTCGACGTCGATCCGGACAGCGACTACCAGATACTTCTGAGGGTGCGAACCCAGGGGGCGATGCAGATACCTGTACGGCTATGGAATCCCGCCGCTTTTTTTGAAGCGGCTTCGGTCGAGGATCAGATGCACGCGATTTATTACGGCATCCTGATCATGGTGATCTTCTTCAACCTGTTCATCTTCCTGGCCCTGCGCGAGCGCATGTATTTGCTGTATGTGCTTTCCACCCTGGGGTATCTGCTGCTGGTCGGTAGCCTGAACGGCAGCACCTACCAGTTACTCTGGCCAGGGCTGCCCTGGCTTCACAACCAGGCGATGATGCTGACGGTGCCGGTTGCCCTGGTCTTCACCCTGCTGTTCTCCCGTGCGTTTCTTGACCTCAAGTCCACCAGCCCGAAAATGGACAAGCTGGTCTGGTATACCGTGGTCATCAATCTGGCGGTTGCCGTGGTCACCTTTATTACCGACTACAGTATTGCCAGCCGACTCACCGTGGCCCTGGCCATTCCCAGCTGTCTTCTGTTGACCGTGATCGGCCCGCTGCAATGGATCCGGGGAAACCCCCAGGCCAGCTATTACACCATTGCATGGGTATTGCTGACGGTGGGTAGCGCAATGACCGCAGCCAATAAGTACGGGCTTATCCCCACCAATTTTGTAACGGTTTACGGCATGGAAATCGGCTCGGCCCTGGAAGCCATCCTGTTGACCATTGCCCTCGCCGCCAGGCTTTACCAGGAGCGGGAAGACAAGGTGCGGGCACGGGAGGCGGAAATTGCAGCCATGGCGGCAAGGCGGTCGGCAGAATTGAGGCTGATCGATCAGGCGTTGCACAACCCGCTGACCGGATTGCCCAATCGCGCCTGCCTGGAAATGATGATCAACGAACTGATAACCCGGGAAGCGGGCAAACGGTTTTCCATATCGGTGATCCATCTCACCAATCTTCCGTCCATCACCAAAACCCTGGGGCACCGCAATACCGATCGCCTGATCGAGCTGGCCGCCCGACGTTTCAACAGCATCGTGGCAGACCTGCCCGGCATCTGCCCGGTGGAGACCACAGAACAACAGTCGTTCTATCTCGCCTCACTGGAGTCGTCCACCTTTGGCTTTGTGGTAGAGACCGACCTGTTGGCAGAGGTTCCACGGGCCGCGGCCCATGCCCTGCAAGAACTCCGCGAACCGCTGGATTACCTGGGTATGCAACTGCCCCTGGACCCGCGCACCGGCACCGCCATCTGTCCTGATCACGCCACAGACGCCAACACATTGATCCGCCGGGCCTTCATTGCCCAGGGTTCGGAAGATGCCAGAGACCGGGGCCTGGCCTTTTACCACCCAGCGCGGGATTCCTACAGTGCCGACCGCCTGACACTGGCTTCTGACCTGAGGCACGCCCTGAAGAACGACAGGCTTGCACTCTATCTGCAGCCAAAGCTGTTACTGAAAACCGGGGAGGTGGTCGGGCTTGAGGCGCTGATTCGCTGGCCGGATCATAAAAATCCGGTTCCCGCAGATGAAATCATTGCCCTGGCGGAACAGACAGGACTGATCAAACCGCTGACTCGCTGGGTGCTGGAACAGTCGCTGGCGGTGAGAAGCCGGCTGCTTGAGCAGGGCTACACGCTTGGCCTGTCGGTAAATATCTCGCCCAACAACCTGAGGGAAAAAGATTTCCCGCTGTATGTGCAACGCTTGATGAGCAGTTACCACTCCCATCATGGCGCCATTACTCTGGAGGTTACGGAAACCTCCATGATGCAGGACCCGGTCAACTCCCTGGCGGCACTCAAATCATTGCACGCCACCGGCATTCCCCTGTCCATTGACGACTTCGGCTCAGGCTACTCGTCGCTGTCCTATATCAAGCAGTTGCCCGCCAGCGAAATCAAGATCGACCGGTCCCTGGTCACTGATCTGGCCACTGAAGCCGGTGACCGTGTCATTGTCAAAACCACCATCGACATGTGTCACAGCCTTGGCTACAGCGTGGTCGCCGAAGGTGTGGAGAAGCAGGAAACACTGGACCTGCTGGAGCAAATGGGCTGCGATATGATTCAGGGCTATTTCCTGACCCCACCACTGCCATTCGACGATATGACAGCGTGGCTGGATGAACGGGCCCGCCAGGACAATAGCCGCAAGATCGGCTAG